The sequence CGAGGGCTCCTCGCCCTTCGGCGGCTCGGGCAGCAGCAGGCGGGACTTCAGGTAGGCGAGCCAGGCCGCCATGACGAGATAATCCGCCGCGAGCTCGAGCCGCAGGCGCCGGGCCTCCTCGATGAAGGCGATGTACTGCTCGGCGAGCGCCAGGATCGAGATCTCGCGCAGGTCCACCTTCTGCCGGCGGGCGAGGTCGAGGAGGAGATCGAGCGGCCCCTCGTAGCCGCCGACGTCGACGACGAGCGCCGGCTCGCCGTCCTCGCGGACGGGGCCCCTGCCCTCCTCGTCGAAGCCGATGGTGCGCGGCGCGTCCACTCTGTGCGAATCTCCCCGTTCGACCGAGGAGACTCGCCCGTTCAGCGAAGCGTCGCAAGCGCCGCGTCGCGGCGCGCGCGGGCGTCCACAAGATCGATGGGCGCGGCCCGGCGCCCCCGGGCGACGAGGGCGGCCTCGGCCCGGCGGGCGGCCTCCCCCGCGAGAACCGGCGCGACGGAGGCGACGGCCTCCATCTCGCGAATGGCGCCGGAGCAGTGCAGCGCCACGTCGCAGCCGGCGGCGAGCGCCTTCGCCGCGCGCTCGTCGAAGCCGCCGCCGAGCGCGTGCATGCCGAGATCGTCGGTCATCAGGAGGCCGTCGAAGCCGATCAGGCCGCGGATCACCTCGGAGACGACCCGCGCCGAATGCGTCGCCGGCGCCCGCGCGTCGACGGCCGTGTAGACCACGTGCGCGGTCATGCCGAGCGGCATGTCGGCGAGCGCCACGAAGGGCGCGAAGTCCGCGCTCTCCAGCGCCTCCTCGCTCGCCTCGACGATCGGCAGCGCCTTGTGGCTGTCGACCCCGGCGCGGCCGTGCCCCGGCAGATGCTTGATCACCGGCAGCACCCCCTCGTCGAGGAGGCCCTCCGCCGCCGCGCGGCCGAAGCGCGCGACCCGCGCCGGATCGTCGGCATAGGCGCGGTCCCCGATCACCGCGTCCGCCCCCGGGACCGGCACGTCGAGGCAGGGCAGGCAATCGACGTCGATGCCGACCTGCGCCAGCTCCGCCGCGATCAGCCGCGCGCCGAGGCGGCAGAGGTCGAGCTTCTCCTCCAGCGGCAGCGCGAGGCGGTCGTAGACGGCGGCCGGCGGATGCTTCGGCCAATGCGGCGGCCCGAGCCGCTGCACGCGCCCGCCCTCCTGGTCGACCAGGATCGGCGCGTCCCGCCCCACCGCCTCGCGCAGGGCGCGCGTGAGCGCCGCGACCTGGGCCGGGCTCTCGACGTTGCGGCGGAACAGGATGAAGCCCCACGGGTCCGCCTCGCGGAAGAACGCGGCCTCGGCGGGCGAGAGGGTCGGGCCGGCGAGGCCGAGGATCATGGCGCGGGGCATCGGGGGGTCCTTGGCGCGTCCGTCGTGTGGGCGTCTCGCGGCGTCCGGCCGCGATTCGGCGCCGCCCCGGCCACCCTAAAGCCGCCCCGGTCCCGGGCAAGAGCATCCCGCCGAGGCGGCGTCGCCGCTCTGCGCGGCGCTCGCCGAGCGCGGCGCCCCCCCCCGTCGACAAACGCCCCCCGATATCGCACATATCCCCCACACCCCGCGAAAACCCCGGCCCCGCATGAAACCCACCCCCGCCACGCTCACCGACCGCCTGACCTTCGGCCGTTTCGGCCAGCGGGGCACCGCGGGCGCGTCGATTCCGGCGCAGGTGGCGTTCGAGGACGTGCATGTGGATTACGGCGTCACCCGCGCCCTCGACGGGGTGACGCTCTGCGTCGAGCCGGGCGAGCTCGTGTGCCTGCTCGGCCATTCCGGCTGCGGCAAGACGACGCTGCTGCGGGTGGCGGCGGGGATCGAGCGGCCCACCGCCGGACGGGTCCTGCTGGACGGGCAGGAGGTGAGCGGGGAGGCGCGGTTCGTGCCGCCGGAGGCGCGGGGCGTGGGTCTGATGTTCCAGGACTACGCGCTGTTTCCCCACATGAGCATCCTCGACAACGTGCTCTTCGGCCTCAAGGGCTTGGCCAAGCCGGACGCGCTCGCCTCGGCCAAGCGCGCGCTGTCGCGGGTGGGGCTCGAGCGGCTGATGAACGAGTTCCCCCACGTCCTCTCCGGGGGCGAGCAGCAGCGCGTCGCGCTCGCCCGCGCCATCGCGCCGCGCCCGGGCGTGCTGCTGATGGACGAGCCCTTCTCCAACCTCGATCGCAGGTTGCGCGACTCCATCCGCGAGGAGACCGTCGCCATCCTGCGCGAGACGGGCGCCACCACCATCGTCGTCACCCACGATCCGGAGGAGGCGATGCGCATCGCCGACCGGATCGTGCTGATGCGGTCGGGCCGGATCGTGCAGGAGGGGCCCGCCGAGACGATCTACCGCCGGCCGGCGGACCTGTTCGCGGCGCGATTCTTCTGCGATTTCAACGAGGTGGAGGGCGTCGTGACGCGCGGGCGGGTGGAGACGCCGCTCGGCCACTTCGCGGCGCCGGGGATCGCGGACGGCGAAGCCGCGATCGTGTGCGTGCGCCCGCAGGCGATCCGGCTGCGCGCGCCGGGATTCTGCATCCCCGGCCGGGTGACCGCGCGGCGCTTCCTCGGCGAGGTCGACCTCGTCCACGTCGTCGTGCAGGGCCTCGATGCGCCGTTGCAGGCGCGCAGCCGTGAGGCATATCGTCCGGATGCCGGCCAGGACGTCGGAATCGACGTCGATCCGGCGGAAGTTCTTGTTTTCGCCACGGGTCGCCACTAGGTTGGCGGCCTCGCACGAGAGGAACGCCGGGCGTCCGGCGGTGGAGGACTAGGTATGGGTGGCGCTAGCATTTGGCACTGGATCGTCGTCGGCTTGATCGTCGTGCTGCTGTTCGGCCGCGGCAAGATCTCCGAGATGATGGGCGACGTCGCCAAGGGCATCAAGGCCTTCAAGAAGGGCATGGCCGACGACGAGAGCCAGGCGGTCCAGAACCAGTCGAACGAGCCTGCGCGCTCGATCGAGCATCAGCCGGGCGAGACCGCGCAGACCGCGCAGAACGCCAACGCCAACAAGGCGGGCTGAGGACGCGCCTTTCAGGCGGCGTCGCGTCGGAAGAGATGTCGTGCTGCATCCGCTGCAGCGCGGCGCGTTCCGCATGACGCAACGTAACGCGTGCGCCCGCCGCGCGCGATCCCGGGGCAGGAAGCCATGTTCGATCTGAGCTGGGGCGAGATGATGCTGGTCGGCGCGGTGGCGTTGATCGTCATCGGTCCGAAGGATCTGCCCCGCACCCTGCGCGCCGTCGGCCAGGCCGTCGGCAAGATCAAGCGCATGGCGTCCGAGTTCCAGGGGCAGTTCAACCAGGCCATGCGCGAGGCCGAGCTCGACAGCGTCCGCAAGGAGGTCGAGGGCATCAATCGCGCCGCCCAGGCCGGCCTCAACCCGGCCAAGGCCGCCCGCGACGAGATCAAGCGCTCGGTGGAGGGCAAGCCGGGGGAGAAGAAGGCCGAGGGGCCGAGCCTCGCCAAGGAATCGGACGCCAAGGCGTCGGTCGTCCAGTCCCCCGACGGCAAGGTGTCGTTCACCAAGGCCTCCGACTCCAAGACCTCCGATTCCAAGACCTCCGACGCCAAGGCCCCTGACGCCAAGGCCCCTGACGCGGGCGAGTCCAAGCCTTCGCAGGAGAAGCCCGCGCCCGCCGCCTCCGCCGGCGACGATCCCGGCGCCAAGGCCGCGCCCCCGCCGCCCGCCGCCGCGCCCGTTCCCGTCGCCGCGTCCGCGTCGGCCGAGAAGGAAGAGGTCAAGCCGTGACGCTCTCGGTCAAGCCCGACGACATCGAGGCCTCGCGCGCGCCTCTGATCGAGCACCTGATCGAGCTGCGCCAGCGGCTGATCCGCTCGCTGATCGCCTTCGTGGTGCTGTTCTTCGCCTGCTTCGGCTTCGCGAAGTTCATCTACAACATCCTGGTCCAGCCCTACGTGAACGCCGTCGGCTCGCCGGAGCTGGCGCGGCTCGTCTACACGCACGGGCTCGAGTACCTCTTCACCCAGATCCAGGTCGCCGTCTTCGGCGCGGCCTTCCTCGCCTTTCCATACGTCGCGGTGCAGATCTACAAGTTCGTCGCGCCGGGCCTCTACAAGAACGAGCGCGACGCCTTCCTGCCCTATCTCATCGCGACGCCGGTCCTGTTCGGCACGGGCGCGCTGGTGGTCTACTACATCGCCATGCCGCTGCTGATGCATTTCTCGGTCGGGATGCAGCAGCTGGCCATCGAGGGCGCGCCGACGATCGAGTTCCTGCCCAAGGTCAGCGAGTACATGTCGCTGATCATGACGCTGATCTTCGCCTTCGGCATCTGCTTCCAGCTGCCGGTCGTGCTCACCCTGCTGGCGCGCGCGGGGATCATCGATTCGGCCTTCCTGCAGGACAAGCGCAAATACGCCATCGTCTTCGTCTTCGTGATCGCCGCCCTGTTCACGCCGCCCGACGTGATCAGCCAGTTCGCCCTTGCGATCCCGACCCTGCTTCTCTACGAGGCTTCCATCTTCGCCGTCCGCATGGTCGAGAAGAAGCGCGCGGAAGCCGAGGCCGCGCGCGAGGCGGCCGATTGAGGCGCTAGAGCCCCTCGATCGGCGCCGCCCTCCAGTCCCGGCGCCGGTTCGAGAGACATGCACGACATACGCGCCATCCGCGAGACCCCGCAGGCCTTCGACGACGGGCTGACCAAGCGCGGCCTCGCGCCCCGCTCCGCCGAGCTGATCGCGCTCGACGACCGCCGCAAGTCCGTCATCGCCGAGGCGCAGTCCGCGCAGGAGCGCCGCAACGCGCTCTCCAAGGAGATCGGCGCGGCCAAGAAGGCCAGGGACGAGGATCGCGCGCAGGCCCTGATGGCCGAGGTCGCCGGCCTGAAGGATCGGCTCGGCGAGCTCGAGCATGCCGAGAAGGAGGCCGTCGCCGCCCTCGAGGAGGCGCTCGCCGGCATCCCCAATCTCCCCGGCGACGAGGTCCCCGTCGGCCCCGACGAGAGCGCCAACGTCCAGCGCTCGGCCTGGGGCGAGCCCCGGCGCGCCAACGCCGCCAAGGAGCATTACGAGCTCGGCGAGGCCATGGGCCTGATGGACTTCGAGACCGCTGCGAAGCTCTCCGGCTCGCGCTTCGTCGTGCTGAAGGGCGGGCTCGCGCGGCTCGAGCGCGCCCTCGGCCAGTTCATGATCGACCTCCACACGCAGGAGCACGGCTACCTCGAGGTCGCCCCGCCGCTGATGGTCCGCGACGAGGCCTTCTACGGGACCGCGCAGCTGCCGAAATTCGAGGACGATCAGTTCTGGGCCGTGAAGGGCGACCAGCTCGACGCCCCGCGCGAGAACCGCCTCGGCCTCATTCCCACCGCCGAGGTCTCTCTCACCAACCTCGTGCGCGAGGAGATCCTCCCGGAGGAGGGCATGCCCCTGCGCTTCACCGCGCTCACCCCTTGCTTCCGCGCAGAGGCCGGCGCGGCGGGGCGCGACACCCGCGGCATGCTGCGCCAGCACCAGTTCGCCAAGTGCGAGCTCGTCTCGATCACGACGCCGGAGCAGTCGAACGAGGAGCACGAGCGCATGCTCGCCTGCGCCGAGGCGGTGCTGCGCAGGCTCGACCTCGCCTACCGGGTGATGACGCTCTCCTCCGGCGACATGGGCTTTTCGGCGAGGAAGACCTACGACATCGAGGTCTGGCTGCCCGGACAGAACACCTATCGCGAGATCTCGTCCTGCTCGAATTGCGGGGACTTCCAGGCAAGGCGCATGCAGGCGCGCTTCCGCCGCGAGGGCAAGCCGCACTTCGTCCACACGCTCAACGGCTCGGGCGTCGCCGTCGGGCGCGCGCTCATCGCCGTGCTCGAGACCTACCAGAACGAGGACGGCTCGGTCACCGTGCCGTCGGCGCTCGCGCCCTATATGGGCGGCACGACCCGAATCGAGAAAGCCTGAACCTCATGCGAATTCTCTGCACCAACGACGACGGCATCCACGCGCCGGGCCTCAAGAGCCTGGAGAAGATCGCGCGCCAGCTCTCCGACGACGTCACCGTCGTCGCGCCGGAGACCGACCAGTCCGGCGTCTCGCACTCGCTCTCGCTGAACGACCCGCTGCGCCTGCGCGAGACGTCGGAGGGGCATTTCGCCATCAAGGGCACGCCCACCGACTGCGTGATCATGGCGATCCGCCACATCATGGCCGACCGCAAGCCGGATCTCGTCCTCTCGGGCGTCAATCGCGGCCAGAACGTCGCCGAGGACGTCTCCTATTCCGGGACCATCGCGGCGGCGATCGAGGGCACCATGCTCGGCGTGCGCTCCATCGCGCTCTCCCAGGCCTACGGCGCCGGCGGGCGCACGGCGATCAAGTGGGCCTGCGCCGAGGCGCACGGGGCGGGCGTGGTCTCGAAGGTGCTCGGCCTCGAGGTCCCGCAGCACACGCTGATCAACATCAACTTCCCGGATTGCGAGCCGGAGAAGGTCGAGGGCGTCGCGATCACCCATCAGGGCCTGCGCAACCAGGAACTCCTCAAGATCGACGAGCGTCGCGACGGGCGCGGCAACCCCTATTTCTGGATCGCCTTCGCCCGCGCCCAGACGACGCCGGGCCACGGCTCGGATCTCTGGGCGATCAACGAGCGCCGCATCTCGGTGACGCCGCTGAAGCTCGACCTGACGGACGAGCCCACCATGACGGCGCTGGCGCAGGCGTTCGAGAGCTGAAGATCGCTCGTCCCGGGCCGCTCGGCGGCCCGGGACCGCGTCACCGGTTCGGCGCGACGAAGCAGTCGCCGCCCGCGGCCTTGATCTGGTCGCAGGCCTGCGTCGCGCGCTCCAGCGAGTAGGCGCCGACGCGCACGCGGAAGATCGTGTTCCCGTTCACCACCGCCTGGCGGATGATCGGCTGGCCGTCGCCGATGATCGCGGAATATTGCGCCTGGAGCTGGTCGAACGCCTGGCGCGCGCGATCCTCGGAGCCGCGGATGGCGAGCTGGACGGCGTAGCCGCCGGTCGGGCCGCTTGCCACCGGCGCCGCGGGCGCAGCCGGGGCGGCGTTCTGCAAGGCCGAGAGCTGCAACGGCGCGGCCGGCTGCGGCGCCGGAGCGGCGGGCTGGGGCGCGGCGGCGGTTTGCGTGGGTGCGCTGCGCGTGGGCGCCGGCGGCGGCACGGGCGGCGCCGGCAGGGGCTCCGCGGCGGCGGTCTGCGTCGGCGGCGGCAGATCGTCGGCCGCGGGGGACGGCAGATCGTCCGGGGCGGGCGCGACGGGAACGGGCTCGGCGGCGGGCGCCGTGGCCAGCGGCTCGATCGGCTCCGTCGCGGGAGCCGGCGCGGGCGCCGTCTCCGGCGCGGGCGCGGCTGCGGACGTCGCCGGCTGCAGGCCCGTGGGAGCGACGATCGTGCCGTCCGGGCGCACCGTGACCGTCCGCACACGCCGCGGCTCGCCGAGGGCGGCGACCGCCGGCGAGGTGACGAGCGGCGGCTGCAGGCCGTTCGAGAGCGCGCCGAGGCCGTCCTCCGCGACGGCCTGGCCGATCGGGTCCTCGGCCCGGTCCGCCGGCTGCGCGGGCGCGGCGCCCGGGCTCGGCAGAACGACGCGCGGAGCCTCGCGCGCCGGCTCGACCGGCTCGGTCGCGAGACCGGCGATGTCGACCGGCTGCTCCTCGCGGTCGACGACGCGGCTCTCGCCACCGTCGCGCGCGTCGAGGAGCGCGGTGTCCTGGTTCGGAATCTCGACGCCGCCGGGATCGGCGGGCGCGACGCGGGCGGGCTCGGAATCGGCCGCGATCAGGGGAGGCGCGTCGGAATCCTGCTCGACGCTGCCGGCGAACCACAGGGCGCTCCCCACGCCGACCAGGGCGACGACCACGAGCGCGCCCGCGGTGACGAGGCTCTTGCGGCCGAGCCCGCGGCGGGGCGCCTCCTCCTCCTCGTAGACCGCGCCGTCGCCGGCCCAGTCGGCCGCATCGTCGTGCGGGGCGTAGCCGTCGTCGTAGACGTCCTCGGCATAGCCGTCGTCGTGCGCGGCCTCCGCGTAGTCCTCGCGAACGGCCCCGTCCTCGGCATACGGGTCGTCGACGTCGAAGCCGTGCGCCGCGTATTCGGCCCGCACGTCGTCCTGATAGAGATCGGGCTCGACGGCCGGCGGCGCGTGGCGCTCGCTTCCCTGCCCCGTCTGCGGCGCGCGGCCGCGGCGGGCCTGGTCCTCGTCGAGGAGCGCGCCGAACGGGTCGTCCTGGCCGACGATGCGGGCGAGCTCGGAGAGCGGGTCCGCCTTCTGCGACGGGGCGCCCGCCTGCGGCTGGCCGCCGCCCTGCCGGAGCTGCCGCTCGATCTCGTCGAGATCGATGGAAAGCCGCCTTCTCGCGTTGTCGCTCATCGCGCTCGACCCTTCTCGTCCCTGGCCCCGTCAGTCTCGGCGCCGTCCCGCGCGCCCGGCCCGATGACCGCTCAGCGCATCTCGTCGGGCGCCGACACGCCGAGGATCGACAGCCCCGAAGCGATGACGCACCGCACGGCGTGGGCCAGGGCCAGCCGGGCCTGCGTGGACTGTCGGTCGGCTTGATTAACAAACCGTAATTGCGGCAAGTCTTTGCCCTTGTTCCATAATTGATGCAGCGAAGCGGCGAGGTCGTAAAGGTAGAAAGCCACGCGATGCGGCTCGTGCGCGCCGGCCGCCTGCTCGATCGTGCGCGGGAACAGGGCGATCCGCCGCAGCATGTCGAGCTCGGCCTCGTCCGAGAGGATCGAGAGGTCCGCCTGCGCCAGCACCGTGGGCCCGAAATCGACGCCGGGCATCTGCTCCGCCGCCTGCCGGAAGATCGACGAGCAGCGCGCATGGGCGTACTGCACGTAGAAGACCGGGTTGTCCTTCGACTGCTCGACCACCTTGGCGAGGTCGAAGTCGAGCGTCGCGTCGTTCTTGCGCATCAGCATCATGAAGCGCACCGCGTCGCGGCCGACCTCGTCGACCACGTCGCGCAGCGTCACGAAATCGCCGGCGCGCTTGGACATCTTCACCGGCTCGCCGCCGCGCAGGAGCCGCACCAGCTGGCAGAGCTTGACGTCGAGCGCCCCCTCGCCCCCGGTCACGGCGGCCACCGCCGCCTTCATGCGCTTGACGTAGCCGCCGTGGTCGGCGCCCCAGACGTCGATCATCTCCGAGAAACCGCGCAGGTATTTCGAGCGGTGATAGGCGATGTCGGCGGCGAAATAGGTGTAGGACCCGTCGGACTTGAGCAGCGCGCGGTCGGTGTCGTCGCCGAACCGGGTCGCGCGGAACAGCGTCTGCTCGCGGTCCTCCCACTCCTCGTCCTTCACGCCCTTGGGCGGCTCGAGCCGGCCCTCGTAGATCAGGCCGCGCGCGCGCAGGTCCGCGATGGCGCTCTCGATGTCGTCGGTCTCGCCGGCGGCGAGCGAGCGCTCGGAGAAGAACACGTCGTGCTTGATGTCGAGCGCGGCGAGGTCGGCGCGGATCATCCCCATCATCATGTCGATGGCCGTGTCGCGCACGATGGGGAGCCAGGTCTCCTCGTCCTGCTCGAGCAGGCCGGGCCCGTGGATCTCCTCCAGCGCCTCGCCCACGGGAATCAGGTAGGAGCCGGGATAGAGCCCATCCGGGATCTGGCCGATGTCCTCGCCCAGGCACTCGCGGTAGCGCAGGTAGGCCGAGCGGGCGAGCACGTCGACCTGCGCGCCCGCGTCGTTGATGTAGTATTCGCGCGTCACGTCCTCGCCGACGAAGGCGAGGAGGTTCGCCAGCGCGTCCCCGAACACCGCCCCGCGGCCGTGGCCGACATGAAGCGGGCCCGTCGGGTTCGCCGAGACGTACTCGACGTTGATCTTCGCGCCCGTCCCCGCGCCGCCGCGCGCATAGCCCGTGCCCTCGCGCACCGCCGCGCGCAGCACGTCGTGCAGGACGGACGGCGCGAGACGCAGGTTGATGAAGCCCGGCCCCGCGATCTCCACCGCTGCGATGCGCGGATCCTCCCGCAAGTCGGCGGCGATCCTCTCCGCGAGGTCGCGCGGCTTCGTCCCGGCGTCCTTGGCGAGCACCATGGCGGCGTTCGTCGCGAGGTCCCCGTGCGCGGGATCGCGCGGCGGCTCCACCACCGCGCGGGCGTGGTCGAGCCCCGCGGGAAGCGCGCCGGCCTCCACGAGCCGAGCGAGCGCCTCGGCCACGCGGGCCTCGAATAGGGCGAAGAGGTTCATGTCTGGCCTGGCCGTTCCTGTGGCCGTGGCGGAACGAGCGCCGCCGCGGCCGGTTCGCGTCGTGTGCGGGGTTTAGGACGGAACGGGCCGGGGGGGAAGGGGGTGGGTGGTCGGGCGCGAAGGCGTTCATGCTCTCACGCCTGAGATCAAGGCCAAGGCGGCGCGCCTGGCCGCATCGATCTGGCGTTGCTGATCGTCGAACTGGCCGAGCGCGACCGCACCTTCGAGCAGGAGCAGGAGCTGCTCGGCGGCCCCTCGCGTGTCCCGGGCCCCGGCCCGGGCGAGCGCGGTCTCGAGCAGGCCGCGCACGCGCACCTTGTGGTCGCGGGCGAGGCGGAAGACGTCGGGGTGCTGACGGCCGTATTCCGAGGCCGCGGTCTGGAACAGGCAGCCGCGCGCGCCGTATCGCGCATGCCAGGCGCGCAGGGCCTCGAACAGGCCCTCGGCGATGCCCGCCGCATCGGGCGCGCCGTCCACGGCCCGCCCGATCTCGGTCTCGAACAGGTCGGCCCGGTACTCCAGCACGGCGAGCGCGACGTCGTGCTTGCCGCGGAAATGCTTGTAGAAGGTCCCGCGCGAGGTGCCCGAGGCGTCGAGAACGGCCTCCACGCTCACCCCCACGAAGCCCAATCGATAGAAAAGCTCGTTCGATCGCTCGACGATCGTCGTTCGGCTGTCGGTCATTGTCACCTACGCCTTCGTTTCTGCGCGACTTGAGCAATATACGCCGCTCTTTCGCTCGGTAAACTACCGTAGCGAGAGGTTAGAACATCGGACGATTAGCACGTTGACTGGGCGACTCTATCCCCAGTTGCGGGGTTAGACATATCACATCGCGCCTGCTATACAAGCCTGTATATTCATCCCGGAGCGAAAAAATGCGCCTTCCCCCTCTGTTCTGGACGGCCGCCGCGGGCCTCGCGCTCGTCGGCGTCTCCTTCGGCATCGCGCGCTACGGCTACGGCCTGTTCCTTCCGCGCATCGCCGAGACCTTCCAGATGGACGAGCCGACGCAGGGGCTCGTCGCCAGCGGCTCCTACGCCTCCTACGTCCTCGCGACCATCGCCGCGGCCTGGGCTTCCGGCCGTTTCGGGCCGCGCCTGCCGATCGTGCTCGGCGTCGCCGCCGCGTCGATCGGCGCCGCGATCGTCTCGCTGGCCGACGGGCTCGTGCTTCTCGCCGTCGGGGTCGCGCTCGCCGGGTCGAGCCCCGGGCTCGTCTTCCCCGCACTCTCCGACTGGGTGTCGATCGTGGCGCGGGAGGAGGGCCGCAACCGGCTCTTCGCGGTGATGAACTCGGGCACGGGCGCGGGCGTGATCCTGGCCGCGCCCTTCGCGCTCGTGCCGGCGGACCTGTGGCAGCACGCCTGGGCCGCCTTCGCGCTGGCCTCCGTGCTGTTCGGGGCCGGCGCGATCGCGCTCGCGCCGCCCTACCCGCCCGGTCGCGGCCTGCCGCAGGCGCCCTCCTTCAGAGCCGCGGACCTGATCAAGCCCGCGGCGCTGCCGCTCTACGCCAGCGCGCTGATCGCGGGGCTGACCACGGCGGTGTACTGGACCTTCTCCATCGCGACGATCTTCGAGGCCGGCGGCTCGCTCGGGGCGCTGCAGCGCCCGGAGATCGCCTTCTGGGCGCTCACGGGAATATCGGGCTTCATCGGCGCGCTGACCGGGGACGCGGTGAACCGGCGCGGGCTCCCGCTCGTCACCCGCGGCACGCACGCCGCCATCGCCACGGCCTGCCTGCTCATCGGCCTCGCCCCCGCCTCGGGCGCGGCGATCGTCGTCTCCGGGGCGGTGTTCGGCGCGGCCTTCATCTTCGTGACGGGGCTCCTCGGCGTGTGGAGCCTGCGCGTCTTCTGGGAGCGCCCCTCGGCGGGGTTCGGGTCGACCTTCCTGATCTTCACCTTCGGGGCGATGATCGGGCCGCTCGTCGGCGGGGCGCTGTCGCCGACGCTGGGGCGCGAAGGCGTGTTCCTTCTCGCCGCGGCGGCGACGCTGATGCCCTGCTTCCTCCCGGCGCGCGCCTTCGCCCGCGCGCGCCAGGCGGCGATGGCGCCGTCGCCGCGCGCGCCCTGCCCCGACGGCGCGCACGAGCCCGGCTGAGGACGGCCCCCGCGGGGGGCGGCGCGCGGCTTCGGCCGCCGCACTTGGCCTCCTAAGCACCTCTGTTTACATATTCTTCGCAGGTCGCACGGATCTTTTTCGCACGTGCGACAAGAAGCCGGTCGCCCCCATGTTCGCCTCCCCCCGACGCCTCTGGCCCGCGCCGACACGGGAGGCGCAGGCGTTGCTGCGGCGGTGGCGGGCGGCGGCGGGGCCGCGCCGCGAGACGCCGCGCTACGAGGAGATCGTGCACGCCCCGCGCGCGGTGGGCTTGACGGAGGTGCAGGGCTTCCTGTTCAGCGCCCCGAAGCCGGCGCGGGACTTCCCGGAGCTCGCCGCGCAAGCGTCAGACGAATCCGCGCGGGCGCCGGACGAAGCCGCGCGCGGGTCGGCTCGACCCGCCTTGGCGGGAGAAGACGCGCTCAGCTGCCGAACACCGTGTTCAGCTGCGCGCCCACCATCACGAAGGTGGTGCGCTTGGGCACCTCCTTGAGCTTGGTTGCGCCGATATAGGTCATCATCGAGCGCACGCCGCCCATGATCTCCTGCATCGTCCCGTCGACCGGGCCGCGATAAGGCACGGTGACGGTCTTGCCCTCGGAGGCGCGGTAGGCGGCGACGCCGCCGGCGTACTTCTTCATCGCGGTGTCGGAGGACATGCCGTAGAACACCATCTTGGCCGGCTGCTCGACGCCGTCGACCACATCGCGCACGATCTCGCCCTCGCATTCATCGTGGCCGGCGAGCATGCCGCCGAGCATGACGAAGTCGGCGCCCGCGCCGTAGGCCTTGGCGATGTCGCCGGGCACCGTGCAGCCGCCGTCGGCGCAGACCAGGCCCTTGAGGCCGTGGGCGGCGTCGGCGCATTCGATGACCGCGGAGAGCTGCGGATAGCCCACGCCCGTCATCTTGCGGGTGGTGCAGACCGAGCCCGGGCCGATGCCGACCTTGACGATGTCGGCGCCCGCCAGGATCAGCGCCTCGGTCATGTCGCCGGTGACGACGTTGCCCGCCATGATCACCGCGTCGGGGTTCTCGGCGCGGGCCTTCTCGACCATCTCGACGAACTTCTCGGTGTAGCCGTTGGCGACGTCGATGCACAGGAAGCCGACCGGCGCCCGGCGCTTGACCGCGGCGAACTTCTCCCAGTCCGCCTCGGCGGTGCCCACCGTGTAGAAGGCGGCGGCCGAATCGGGGCCGTTGAAGAAGTCGATCAGCGCCTCGGCGGGGTAATGCTTGTGCAGCGCGACCATCGCCCCGTGGGCGAGGAGCGCGCGCGCCATGCCCATCGTGCCGGTCACGTCCATGTTGGCCGCCACCAGCGGGAAGCCGGTCCAGGTGCAGCCGGTATGCATGAAGCGCAACGTGCGGGTGATTTCGACGGCGGCGCGCGAGGCCAGCGTCGAGCGCTTGGGCCGGATCAGCACGTCCTTGAAGTCGAGCTTCGGATCGTTCTCGATGCGCATGTTGAGACCTCCCGTGAGCGCACGCGCGCGCGCCAGAGGCGGGGTTCCGTGCGAAACCCCGCGCGCAGGCTCTGCGGCTGTAGCGGATTTCGGCTCAGATTAGCGCAATCGGCGGGCGGGGACAATGCGAGCGTGGACGGTTCGGCATGGCAATGATATCATTTCAACGATATCTGAGAGGAGAGGAGGAAGCCATGCGCGTTGCGAGGTGGGGAG comes from Salinarimonas sp. and encodes:
- a CDS encoding GMP reductase is translated as MRIENDPKLDFKDVLIRPKRSTLASRAAVEITRTLRFMHTGCTWTGFPLVAANMDVTGTMGMARALLAHGAMVALHKHYPAEALIDFFNGPDSAAAFYTVGTAEADWEKFAAVKRRAPVGFLCIDVANGYTEKFVEMVEKARAENPDAVIMAGNVVTGDMTEALILAGADIVKVGIGPGSVCTTRKMTGVGYPQLSAVIECADAAHGLKGLVCADGGCTVPGDIAKAYGAGADFVMLGGMLAGHDECEGEIVRDVVDGVEQPAKMVFYGMSSDTAMKKYAGGVAAYRASEGKTVTVPYRGPVDGTMQEIMGGVRSMMTYIGATKLKEVPKRTTFVMVGAQLNTVFGS